In Paraburkholderia acidisoli, one DNA window encodes the following:
- a CDS encoding GntR family transcriptional regulator, giving the protein MPDSTAKVVKLPRRTALRQTTLTETIYTEIRARLRRGEVGPDDRILDYEIADEFDCTRMPVRQALLRLVNEGYLIGTTRGFVMPTLTSDDVHEIFEVRRLLEPAAAASATASLDRQLDEALKRAYQQARKACDKTDNEAMIEANIAFRDAWLGAVQNTRLQDTIQRFADHAQQVRLGTLRDQATQKIVVDGMKELLDGFLERNPKKVNTAMTAFITHAEQRYFALLSGQD; this is encoded by the coding sequence ATGCCCGACTCCACCGCGAAGGTCGTGAAACTGCCCCGGCGCACCGCGCTGCGCCAAACCACGCTCACCGAAACCATCTACACGGAAATCCGCGCGCGCTTGCGGCGCGGCGAGGTCGGCCCCGACGACCGGATCCTCGACTACGAAATCGCCGACGAATTCGACTGCACGCGCATGCCCGTGCGCCAGGCGCTGCTGCGGCTCGTCAACGAGGGCTATCTGATCGGTACCACGCGCGGCTTCGTCATGCCCACGCTCACGAGCGACGACGTGCACGAGATCTTCGAGGTGCGCCGCCTGCTCGAGCCCGCCGCGGCCGCGAGCGCTACCGCATCGCTCGACCGCCAGCTCGACGAGGCGCTCAAGCGGGCCTACCAGCAGGCGCGCAAGGCCTGCGACAAAACCGACAACGAGGCGATGATCGAAGCGAACATCGCGTTTCGCGACGCGTGGCTGGGCGCGGTGCAGAACACGCGGCTACAGGACACCATCCAGCGCTTCGCCGACCATGCGCAGCAAGTGCGGCTCGGCACGCTGCGCGACCAGGCTACGCAGAAGATCGTTGTGGACGGCATGAAGGAACTGCTCGACGGCTTTCTCGAACGCAACCCGAAGAAGGTCAACACGGCCATGACGGCGTTCATCACGCACGCCGAGCAGCGTTATTTCGCGTTGCTGAGCGGTCAGGACTGA
- a CDS encoding HpcH/HpaI aldolase family protein, which translates to MLFQSLKPTLHAPAPLDLIWLALGSVPMAEFAAQAKPGALVLDLQHGLWERGTLEAAIGAAARRVPVIARCAENTHAAIAQALDAGAASVLVPLVETAAEAQRAVEACRYPPHGRRSGGGVRPLLAGVDAMLAADREVAVGVMIETVAGVENVAAIAATPGLDYLFIGTGDLALSRGTHDAEVLARDCERVQQAARAHGLACGLFTGDAEAARRAFADGYRMAVSANDIDMVRKGFLSARAHSLGAPGDHADAAPGHDHE; encoded by the coding sequence ATGCTGTTCCAATCGCTCAAACCCACCCTGCACGCCCCGGCGCCGCTCGATCTGATCTGGCTCGCGCTCGGCAGTGTGCCGATGGCGGAGTTCGCCGCGCAGGCGAAGCCGGGCGCGCTCGTGCTCGACCTGCAACACGGCCTGTGGGAACGCGGCACGCTCGAAGCGGCGATCGGCGCGGCGGCGCGGCGTGTGCCCGTGATCGCGCGCTGCGCCGAGAACACCCACGCCGCGATCGCCCAGGCGCTGGACGCGGGCGCGGCCTCGGTGCTCGTGCCGCTGGTGGAAACCGCCGCGGAAGCGCAACGCGCGGTGGAAGCCTGCCGCTACCCGCCGCACGGCCGCCGTTCGGGCGGTGGCGTGCGGCCCTTGCTCGCCGGCGTGGACGCCATGCTCGCGGCCGACCGCGAGGTAGCCGTGGGCGTGATGATCGAAACGGTGGCAGGCGTGGAAAACGTCGCGGCCATCGCGGCCACGCCCGGCCTCGACTATCTGTTCATTGGCACCGGCGACCTCGCGCTCTCGCGCGGCACGCACGACGCCGAAGTGCTCGCGCGCGACTGCGAGCGCGTGCAACAGGCGGCGCGCGCACACGGTCTCGCCTGCGGCCTCTTCACCGGCGACGCCGAAGCCGCGCGCCGGGCCTTTGCCGACGGCTACCGCATGGCCGTCAGCGCCAACGACATCGACATGGTGCGCAAGGGTTTTCTCTCCGCGCGCGCCCATAGCCTCGGCGCGCCTGGCGATCATGCCGATGCCGCGCCCGGCCACGACCACGAATGA
- a CDS encoding pyridoxal phosphate-dependent aminotransferase, giving the protein MSLTRDAILNMPDSPIIDVWRLGVGRSDVIGLWAGESDLPTPKQFSEAAMAALANGQTFYSQNRGVPALRQAIAAYYQRLCNVTLEDERIAATCSGMNSVMLVAQAIIEPGDNVVCVTPSWPNILRAITITGGEVRSVPLGHGEDGWHLDLQRLFDACDARTKAIYYASPGNPTGWMIEPEQQRELMAFARERGIAILADEVYQRIVYDRSHAPSLLELATPDDPVFVINSFSKAWAMTGWRMGWLVYPRAMLETFEKLIQFNTSGGQAFLQAGATVALNEGEPFVKSFVERCRGGQKIALERLRAIPGVSVVPNQASFYLMFSVEGVSDTLDFCKRAVRDAGVGLAPGIAFGEESAQQIRLCYARSDASLIEAMDRLENFIGR; this is encoded by the coding sequence ATGAGCCTTACACGAGACGCGATCCTCAACATGCCCGATTCGCCCATCATCGACGTCTGGCGCCTGGGCGTCGGGCGCAGCGACGTGATCGGCCTGTGGGCGGGCGAAAGCGACCTGCCCACGCCGAAGCAGTTCAGCGAGGCGGCCATGGCGGCACTCGCGAACGGCCAGACGTTCTACTCGCAGAATCGCGGCGTTCCCGCGCTGCGCCAGGCGATCGCCGCGTATTACCAGCGCCTGTGCAACGTGACGCTCGAAGACGAGCGTATCGCGGCTACCTGCTCGGGCATGAATTCGGTGATGCTGGTCGCGCAGGCGATCATCGAGCCGGGCGACAACGTCGTGTGCGTGACGCCCTCGTGGCCCAACATCCTGCGCGCGATCACGATCACGGGCGGCGAAGTGCGTTCGGTGCCGCTCGGGCATGGCGAGGACGGCTGGCATCTGGACCTGCAGCGTCTGTTCGATGCCTGCGACGCGCGCACGAAAGCGATCTACTACGCCTCGCCGGGCAATCCCACGGGCTGGATGATCGAGCCCGAACAGCAGCGCGAACTCATGGCGTTCGCGCGCGAGCGCGGTATCGCGATTCTCGCCGACGAGGTGTATCAGCGCATCGTCTACGACCGCTCGCACGCGCCTTCGCTGCTCGAGCTCGCCACGCCCGACGACCCCGTGTTCGTCATCAACAGCTTCTCCAAGGCGTGGGCCATGACGGGCTGGCGCATGGGCTGGCTCGTCTATCCGCGCGCGATGCTGGAGACGTTCGAGAAGCTCATCCAGTTCAACACCAGCGGCGGCCAGGCATTCCTGCAAGCGGGCGCGACGGTCGCGCTCAACGAGGGCGAGCCGTTCGTGAAGTCGTTCGTCGAGCGTTGCCGCGGCGGCCAGAAGATCGCGCTCGAACGTCTGCGCGCGATTCCGGGCGTGAGCGTCGTGCCGAACCAGGCGTCGTTTTATCTGATGTTCAGCGTGGAAGGCGTGAGCGACACGCTCGACTTCTGCAAGCGCGCCGTGCGCGACGCGGGCGTGGGCCTCGCGCCGGGCATCGCGTTCGGCGAAGAATCGGCGCAACAGATCCGGCTGTGCTACGCGCGCAGCGACGCGAGCCTGATCGAAGCGATGGACCGGCTGGAAAACTTCATTGGCCGATGA
- a CDS encoding porin — MQRKLKAVLATLGVGLSGTAFAQSDVTLYGIVDQSIRFTTNSNAQNDNQVQLTNGAITNSRWGLKGQEDLGGGMTALFRLESGFEPQNGQVDMNRLFGRYAYVGLSGRYGTFTLGRQGTESFNFFGDFDPLTVGNYTGNSWPFFMTIGRIDNTATYAGKFGGLHLGATYGFGQQPGSLSQNSYWGVRVSYDLGPASFGGTYQEQRDLNNNVQRMWGVGGKYAYGPATVFVGYMGGRDATGFVDDSLNDSSRTVTQGSFAQNPRRDTTLFTGVVYQATPALALTGAFYYDDMNNVNGFAGNGGKRYTGVLLAEYALSKRSQIYTTVDYNKVSGGAYTELPGKSNQLGVAVGMRHMF, encoded by the coding sequence ATGCAACGCAAACTCAAGGCTGTGCTCGCCACCCTCGGGGTAGGGCTGTCAGGTACCGCGTTCGCGCAAAGCGACGTCACGCTGTACGGCATCGTCGATCAGAGCATTCGCTTCACGACGAATTCGAACGCGCAAAACGACAATCAGGTGCAGCTCACCAATGGCGCGATCACCAACAGCCGCTGGGGCTTGAAGGGACAGGAAGACCTGGGCGGCGGCATGACGGCGCTGTTTCGCCTCGAAAGCGGTTTCGAGCCGCAGAACGGTCAGGTCGACATGAACCGCCTGTTCGGCCGCTACGCCTATGTCGGGCTTTCGGGCCGTTACGGCACCTTCACGCTGGGCCGCCAGGGCACGGAGTCGTTCAACTTCTTCGGCGACTTCGATCCGCTCACCGTGGGGAATTACACGGGCAATTCGTGGCCGTTCTTCATGACGATCGGCCGTATCGACAACACGGCAACCTACGCGGGCAAGTTCGGCGGCCTGCATCTGGGCGCGACTTACGGCTTCGGCCAGCAGCCGGGCAGCCTGAGCCAGAATTCGTACTGGGGCGTGCGCGTGTCGTACGACCTCGGCCCGGCGAGCTTCGGCGGCACGTATCAGGAACAGCGCGACTTGAACAACAACGTGCAGCGCATGTGGGGCGTGGGCGGCAAATACGCGTACGGACCGGCCACGGTGTTCGTGGGCTACATGGGCGGGCGCGACGCCACGGGTTTCGTCGACGACTCGCTCAACGATTCGAGCCGCACCGTCACGCAGGGCTCGTTCGCGCAGAACCCGCGCCGCGACACGACGTTGTTCACGGGCGTGGTGTATCAAGCCACGCCGGCGCTCGCGCTCACGGGCGCGTTCTACTACGACGACATGAACAACGTGAACGGTTTCGCCGGCAACGGCGGCAAGCGCTACACGGGTGTGCTGCTCGCCGAATATGCGCTCTCCAAGCGCAGCCAGATCTACACGACCGTCGACTACAACAAGGTGAGCGGCGGTGCGTACACGGAACTGCCGGGCAAGAGCAACCAGCTGGGCGTGGCCGTCGGCATGCGCCATATGTTCTGA
- a CDS encoding aminotransferase class V-fold PLP-dependent enzyme, with translation MIKLNDDSTRAGWLLYHSVGMFPGQEDAVRGALDAFASNWCRPDLQRWDYGLKARREVLDMWARLVHAPAHAVFAAENVTDAFARFVGALGRTRLEGRRVLIAGDCFPSLHYMLSSMAKVLGFTLDTVPLEDNAAYVSDDAFIARWQDDVALAIVTWVTSTASKRADLERLVAHGRAQGSLIAVDITQGAGILDFDVNAPAVDFVGTTTLKWLCGAPGTGLAYLNPALIDEKLAPMVQGWFSQPDPFNWDLSRFSLAADARRFDHGTPSFLPFVASAPGLAWRLSPEAAGMREHNLALSRQLIALCDEKGYALRSPRDEAQRGGSVMVDLPAHLAAAALETVLAANGVLVDTRGQTLRLSPGVLTEPAVIDSLSALLPAA, from the coding sequence ATGATTAAACTCAACGACGATTCGACGCGCGCGGGCTGGCTGCTGTATCACTCCGTGGGCATGTTCCCGGGCCAGGAAGACGCGGTGCGCGGCGCGCTCGATGCGTTCGCGTCAAACTGGTGCCGCCCCGACCTGCAACGCTGGGATTACGGTCTCAAGGCGCGCCGCGAGGTGCTCGACATGTGGGCGCGCCTCGTGCATGCGCCCGCGCACGCGGTGTTCGCCGCCGAAAACGTGACGGACGCGTTCGCGCGCTTCGTGGGCGCGCTCGGCCGCACGCGGCTCGAAGGCCGCCGCGTGCTGATCGCGGGCGACTGCTTCCCGAGCCTGCACTACATGCTCTCGAGCATGGCGAAGGTGCTCGGCTTTACGCTCGACACCGTGCCGCTCGAAGACAACGCGGCCTATGTGAGCGACGACGCCTTCATCGCGCGCTGGCAGGACGACGTGGCGCTCGCCATCGTCACGTGGGTCACGTCCACGGCTTCGAAGCGCGCCGATCTCGAACGCCTTGTTGCGCACGGCCGCGCGCAGGGCAGCCTGATTGCCGTGGACATCACGCAGGGCGCGGGCATTCTGGACTTCGACGTGAACGCGCCGGCCGTGGACTTCGTCGGCACGACCACGCTCAAGTGGCTGTGCGGCGCGCCGGGCACCGGGCTCGCGTATCTGAACCCTGCGCTCATCGACGAAAAACTCGCGCCGATGGTGCAGGGCTGGTTCAGCCAGCCCGATCCGTTCAACTGGGATCTCTCGCGCTTTTCGCTCGCGGCCGACGCGCGGCGCTTCGATCACGGCACGCCCTCGTTTTTGCCGTTCGTGGCGTCCGCGCCGGGTCTCGCGTGGCGTTTGTCGCCCGAAGCCGCGGGCATGCGCGAACACAATCTCGCGCTCTCCAGGCAACTGATCGCGCTCTGCGACGAGAAGGGCTACGCGCTGCGCTCCCCGCGCGACGAGGCGCAACGCGGTGGCAGCGTGATGGTCGACCTGCCCGCGCACCTCGCAGCGGCCGCGCTCGAAACCGTGCTCGCCGCCAACGGCGTGCTGGTGGACACGCGCGGCCAGACCCTGCGTCTTTCGCCCGGCGTGCTCACCGAGCCCGCCGTTATCGACAGCCTGTCGGCCTTGCTGCCCGCAGCCTGA
- a CDS encoding amino acid permease, with protein MEDTSITSREKGLHKALTQRQIAMIGIGGAIGTGLFMGSGIAIGYAGPGVLISYAIAALIAVIMVFSLAEMAVAHPTAGSFGTYAEMYLNRWTGFVVRYTYWIIEVVAVGGEAIAVGVYMGFWFPGVPVWLWSIAFGIALVYVNCRSVTNFGSFEYWFALIKVVAILGFIVVGLSHLLGFGTGQAAIGLHNLTGLPGGFMPHGFGGVWMGVLMAIFSFYGVEIVAVTSGEAKDPSKAIPNALRSMVLRLTLFYILALGIMVAYLPWTEAGAKVVQQSPFVKLFAHAGIAHAAGLMNFVVITAALSSMNTNIYLSSRTLFSLARGGYSPRWIGQLSANGTPLVATLISGAGILAAAAVSFFSPLAYNYLFGIALFGGIFVWIVILVTHLRFRRAWRGRALPVRMPFFPIAQITGIALLAAILVTMGLDTEFWNISWIVGVPWLVGISLVYFVYRKRLAQAPMGDAAGV; from the coding sequence ATGGAAGATACGAGTATCACCTCACGCGAAAAGGGCTTGCACAAGGCGCTTACGCAACGCCAGATCGCGATGATCGGCATTGGCGGCGCGATCGGCACGGGCCTGTTCATGGGCAGCGGCATCGCCATTGGTTACGCCGGGCCGGGCGTGCTCATCAGTTATGCGATCGCGGCGCTGATCGCCGTCATCATGGTGTTCAGCCTCGCCGAGATGGCCGTCGCGCATCCCACGGCGGGCTCGTTCGGCACCTATGCCGAGATGTATCTGAACCGCTGGACCGGTTTCGTGGTGCGCTACACGTACTGGATCATCGAAGTCGTGGCCGTGGGCGGCGAAGCGATCGCCGTGGGCGTGTACATGGGCTTCTGGTTCCCGGGCGTGCCCGTGTGGCTCTGGTCGATCGCGTTCGGCATCGCGCTCGTCTACGTCAACTGCCGCTCGGTCACGAACTTCGGCTCGTTCGAGTACTGGTTCGCGCTCATCAAGGTCGTGGCCATTCTCGGCTTCATCGTGGTCGGGCTGTCACATCTGCTCGGCTTCGGCACGGGCCAGGCGGCGATCGGTCTGCACAATCTCACGGGCCTGCCCGGCGGCTTCATGCCGCACGGTTTCGGAGGCGTGTGGATGGGCGTGCTGATGGCGATCTTCTCGTTCTACGGCGTGGAGATCGTGGCCGTGACGTCGGGCGAGGCGAAGGATCCGTCGAAGGCGATTCCCAACGCACTGCGCTCCATGGTGCTGCGGCTCACGCTGTTCTACATCCTCGCGCTCGGCATCATGGTGGCGTATCTGCCGTGGACCGAAGCGGGCGCGAAGGTCGTGCAGCAAAGTCCGTTCGTGAAGCTGTTCGCGCATGCGGGCATCGCGCACGCGGCCGGTCTCATGAACTTCGTGGTGATCACGGCGGCGCTTTCGAGCATGAACACGAATATCTACCTCTCGTCGCGCACGCTGTTTTCGCTGGCGCGCGGTGGCTATTCGCCGCGCTGGATCGGCCAGCTTTCCGCCAACGGCACGCCGCTCGTCGCCACGCTCATCTCGGGCGCGGGCATTCTCGCGGCGGCTGCGGTGTCGTTCTTCAGCCCGCTCGCGTACAACTACCTGTTCGGGATCGCGCTGTTCGGCGGCATCTTCGTGTGGATCGTGATTCTGGTCACGCACCTGCGTTTCCGTCGCGCGTGGCGCGGCCGCGCGCTGCCCGTGCGCATGCCGTTTTTCCCGATCGCGCAGATCACCGGCATCGCGCTGCTCGCGGCGATTCTCGTGACGATGGGGCTCGACACCGAGTTCTGGAACATCTCGTGGATCGTGGGCGTGCCCTGGCTCGTGGGGATTTCGCTCGTGTACTTCGTGTACCGCAAGCGCCTCGCGCAGGCCCCGATGGGCGACGCGGCGGGCGTGTGA
- the ilvD gene encoding dihydroxy-acid dehydratase: MPAYRSKTSTAGRNMAGARSLWRATGMKDEDFSKPIIAVVNSFTQFVPGHVHLKDLGQLVAREIEAAGGVAKEFNTIAVDDGIAMGHDGMLYSLPSRDIIADSVEYMVNAHCADAMVCISNCDKITPGMLMAAMRLNIPVIFVSGGPMEAGKTRLANPVTKAMEFKKLDLVDAMVIAADQNYTDEQVAEVERSACPTCGSCSGMFTANSMNCLTEALGLSLPGNGTVVATHADREQLFKRAGHRIVELARQYYEQEDERVLPRSVGFKAFENAMTLDIAMGGSTNTILHLLAIAREAEIDFTMTDIDRLSRIVPQLCKVAPNTNKYHIEDVHRAGGIFAILGELDRAGKLHTDVPTVHAPSLKDALAQWDITLTNDEAVKTFYMAGPAGIPTQTAFSQNTRWPSLDTDRAEGCIRSYEHAFSKEGGLAVLTGNIALDGCVVKTAGVDESILVFEGLAHVTESQDEAVENILADKVKAGDIVIVRYEGPKGGPGMQEMLYPTSYIKSKGLGKACALLTDGRFSGGTSGLSIGHCSPEAAAGGAIGLVRDGDKIRIDIPNRTIDVLVSDEELARRREEQNAKGWKPAKPRPRKVTAALKAYAKLVMSADKGAVRDLSLLDD; encoded by the coding sequence ATGCCCGCATACCGTTCCAAAACCTCCACCGCCGGCCGCAACATGGCTGGGGCGCGCTCGCTGTGGCGCGCCACCGGCATGAAAGACGAAGACTTCTCGAAGCCGATCATTGCCGTCGTCAACTCGTTCACCCAATTCGTGCCGGGCCACGTGCACCTGAAGGATCTGGGCCAGCTCGTCGCGCGCGAAATCGAAGCCGCGGGCGGCGTCGCCAAGGAATTCAACACGATCGCCGTCGACGACGGCATCGCCATGGGTCACGACGGCATGCTCTATTCGCTGCCGAGCCGCGACATCATCGCCGATTCGGTCGAATACATGGTCAACGCGCACTGCGCCGACGCCATGGTCTGCATCTCGAACTGCGACAAGATCACGCCGGGCATGCTGATGGCCGCGATGCGCCTGAACATCCCCGTGATCTTCGTCTCGGGCGGCCCGATGGAAGCCGGCAAGACGCGCCTCGCGAATCCCGTGACCAAGGCCATGGAGTTCAAGAAGCTCGATCTGGTCGACGCCATGGTGATCGCCGCCGACCAGAACTACACCGACGAGCAGGTCGCCGAAGTCGAGCGTTCCGCCTGCCCGACCTGCGGTTCGTGCTCGGGCATGTTCACGGCCAACTCGATGAACTGCCTGACCGAAGCGCTCGGTCTCTCGCTGCCGGGCAACGGCACCGTGGTCGCGACGCACGCCGACCGCGAACAGCTGTTCAAGCGCGCGGGTCATCGCATTGTCGAACTGGCCCGCCAGTACTACGAGCAGGAAGACGAGCGCGTGCTGCCGCGTTCGGTGGGCTTCAAGGCGTTCGAAAACGCCATGACGCTCGACATCGCCATGGGCGGCTCGACCAACACGATCCTGCACTTGCTCGCCATCGCGCGCGAAGCCGAGATCGACTTCACGATGACGGACATCGACCGCCTCTCGCGGATCGTGCCGCAGCTGTGCAAGGTCGCGCCGAACACGAACAAGTACCACATCGAAGACGTGCATCGCGCGGGCGGCATTTTCGCGATCCTCGGCGAACTCGATCGCGCGGGCAAGCTGCACACCGACGTGCCCACGGTTCACGCGCCGTCGCTGAAAGACGCGCTCGCGCAGTGGGACATCACGCTCACGAACGACGAAGCCGTGAAGACGTTCTACATGGCCGGTCCCGCGGGCATTCCCACGCAGACCGCGTTCAGCCAGAACACGCGCTGGCCGAGTCTCGACACGGACCGCGCCGAAGGCTGCATCCGCTCGTACGAGCATGCATTCTCGAAGGAAGGCGGCCTCGCCGTGCTGACGGGCAACATCGCGCTCGACGGCTGCGTGGTGAAGACCGCGGGCGTGGACGAAAGCATTCTCGTGTTCGAGGGCTTGGCGCACGTGACGGAGTCGCAGGACGAAGCGGTCGAGAACATTCTCGCCGACAAGGTCAAGGCCGGCGACATCGTGATCGTCCGTTACGAAGGTCCGAAGGGCGGTCCGGGCATGCAGGAAATGCTGTATCCCACGAGCTACATCAAGTCGAAGGGTCTCGGCAAGGCGTGCGCGCTGCTGACCGACGGCCGCTTCTCGGGCGGCACCTCGGGTCTGTCGATTGGCCACTGCTCGCCGGAAGCGGCGGCGGGCGGCGCGATCGGTCTCGTGCGCGACGGTGACAAGATCCGCATCGACATTCCGAATCGCACGATCGACGTGCTCGTCTCGGACGAAGAACTGGCGCGCCGCCGCGAAGAGCAGAACGCGAAGGGCTGGAAGCCGGCGAAGCCGCGTCCGCGTAAAGTCACGGCGGCGTTGAAGGCGTACGCGAAGCTGGTGATGTCGGCCGACAAGGGCGCGGTGCGCGACCTTTCGTTGCTGGACGACTAA
- a CDS encoding NADP-dependent isocitrate dehydrogenase, whose amino-acid sequence MSTQQPTIIYTLTDEAPLLATSAFLPIIRTFAAPAGVNVETSDISVAGRILGEFPEFLTEEQRVPDNLAELGRLTQLPETNIIKLPNISASVPQLVAAIKELQGKGYKIPDFPEDPKTEEEQSIQKRYSKCLGSAVNPVLREGNSDRRAPLAVKNYAKKHPHSMGEWSMASRTHVAHMKHGDFYHGEKSITNEKAREVRMELVTKRGETIVLKPKVTLQAGEIVDSMFMSKKALLAFYEEQMEDARKTGVMLSLHVKATMMKVSHPIVFGHAVRTFYKDAFAKHAKLFEQLGVNVNNGLVDLYTKIETLPESQREEVIRDMHACHEHRPALAMVDSAKGISNLHAPNDVIVDASMPAMIRAGGKMWGADGRPADTKCLIPESTFARIYQEIVNFCKTNGAFDPRTMGTVPNVGLMAQKAEEYGSHDKTFEIKEDGEARIVDNATGEVIEALTQQVEQGDIWRMCLVKDAPIRDWVKLAVTRAKNSGMPAVFWLDPYRPHENELIKKVETYLKDYDTKGLDIQIMSQVRAMRYTLERVIRGLDTISVTGNILRDYLTDLFPIMELGTSAKMLSIVPLMAGGGMYETGAGGSAPKHVQQLVQEDHLRWDSLGEFLALAVSLEDLGIKTNNARAKLLAKTLDAATGKLLDNNKGPSPKTGELDNRGSQFYLSMYWAQELAAQKEDAELAAQFAPLAKTLAENEQKIVAELAEVQGKPVDIGGYYKPDFAKLAEIMRPSKTFNAALEAAAK is encoded by the coding sequence ATGAGTACCCAGCAACCCACCATCATCTATACCCTGACCGATGAAGCGCCGCTGCTCGCCACCAGCGCGTTTCTGCCGATCATCCGCACCTTCGCTGCGCCGGCCGGCGTGAACGTCGAGACGAGCGATATCTCCGTGGCAGGCCGTATCCTCGGCGAATTCCCCGAATTCCTCACGGAAGAGCAGCGCGTGCCGGACAACCTGGCTGAACTGGGTCGTCTCACGCAGCTTCCGGAAACCAACATCATCAAGCTGCCGAACATCAGCGCATCGGTGCCGCAGCTCGTCGCCGCGATCAAGGAACTCCAGGGCAAGGGCTACAAGATCCCTGACTTCCCCGAAGATCCGAAGACGGAAGAAGAACAGTCCATTCAGAAGCGCTACTCGAAGTGCCTCGGCTCGGCCGTGAACCCGGTTCTGCGCGAAGGCAACTCGGACCGCCGCGCGCCGCTCGCGGTCAAGAACTACGCGAAGAAGCACCCGCACAGCATGGGCGAGTGGAGCATGGCTTCGCGCACCCACGTCGCGCACATGAAGCACGGCGACTTCTATCACGGCGAAAAGTCGATCACGAACGAGAAAGCGCGCGAAGTGCGCATGGAACTCGTGACGAAGCGCGGCGAAACCATCGTGCTCAAGCCGAAGGTCACGCTGCAAGCCGGCGAGATCGTCGACAGCATGTTCATGAGCAAGAAGGCCCTGCTGGCGTTCTACGAAGAACAGATGGAAGACGCGCGCAAGACCGGCGTCATGCTCTCGCTGCACGTGAAGGCGACCATGATGAAGGTCTCGCACCCGATCGTGTTCGGCCACGCCGTGCGCACGTTCTACAAGGACGCGTTCGCGAAGCACGCGAAGCTGTTCGAACAGCTCGGCGTGAACGTCAACAACGGCCTCGTCGACCTGTACACGAAGATCGAAACGCTGCCGGAATCGCAGCGTGAAGAAGTCATCCGCGACATGCACGCGTGCCACGAGCACCGCCCGGCGCTCGCCATGGTCGACTCGGCCAAGGGCATCTCGAACCTGCACGCGCCGAACGACGTGATCGTCGACGCATCCATGCCGGCCATGATCCGTGCGGGCGGCAAGATGTGGGGCGCCGACGGCCGCCCGGCCGACACGAAGTGCCTGATTCCGGAAAGCACGTTCGCGCGCATCTACCAGGAAATCGTCAACTTCTGCAAGACCAACGGCGCCTTCGACCCGCGCACGATGGGCACGGTGCCGAACGTCGGCCTGATGGCGCAGAAGGCCGAAGAGTACGGTTCGCACGACAAGACGTTCGAGATCAAGGAAGACGGCGAAGCGCGCATCGTCGACAACGCCACGGGCGAAGTCATCGAAGCGCTCACGCAGCAAGTCGAGCAAGGCGACATCTGGCGCATGTGCCTCGTGAAGGACGCGCCGATCCGCGACTGGGTCAAGCTCGCCGTCACGCGCGCGAAGAACTCGGGCATGCCGGCCGTGTTCTGGCTCGACCCGTACCGTCCGCACGAAAACGAGCTGATCAAGAAGGTCGAAACGTACCTGAAGGATTACGACACGAAGGGCCTCGACATCCAGATCATGTCGCAAGTGCGCGCGATGCGTTACACGCTCGAGCGCGTGATCCGCGGTCTGGACACGATCTCGGTCACGGGCAACATTCTGCGCGACTACCTGACCGACCTGTTCCCGATCATGGAACTGGGCACCTCGGCAAAGATGCTCTCGATCGTTCCGCTGATGGCCGGCGGCGGCATGTACGAAACGGGCGCGGGCGGTTCGGCGCCGAAGCACGTGCAGCAGCTGGTGCAGGAAGACCACCTGCGCTGGGACTCGCTCGGCGAATTCCTCGCGCTGGCCGTCTCGCTCGAAGACCTCGGCATCAAGACGAACAACGCGCGTGCGAAGCTGCTCGCGAAGACGCTCGACGCCGCCACGGGCAAGCTGCTCGACAACAACAAGGGTCCGTCGCCGAAGACCGGCGAGCTGGACAACCGCGGCAGCCAGTTCTATCTGTCGATGTACTGGGCACAAGAACTGGCCGCACAGAAGGAAGACGCGGAACTCGCCGCTCAATTCGCGCCGCTCGCGAAGACGCTGGCCGAGAACGAGCAGAAGATCGTGGCCGAGCTGGCCGAAGTGCAAGGCAAGCCGGTCGACATCGGCGGCTACTACAAGCCGGACTTCGCGAAGCTCGCTGAAATCATGCGTCCGAGCAAGACCTTCAACGCTGCTCTCGAAGCCGCTGCGAAGTAA
- a CDS encoding MarR family winged helix-turn-helix transcriptional regulator, protein MFDHCLYFNSSALARLVEREWSLAYAPFGLTPAQGFVLRVVLAKPGCLASDVAQTLGIARPTATRLVDGLCDKALLERRQGEADGREWGLFPTEQGAALDGPINAASAEVARRLRSQVGPELFESTVTGMRKIRNELV, encoded by the coding sequence ATGTTCGATCACTGCCTGTACTTCAATTCGTCGGCGCTGGCGCGGCTCGTGGAGCGCGAGTGGAGCCTCGCGTACGCGCCGTTCGGCTTGACGCCCGCGCAAGGTTTCGTGCTGCGCGTCGTGCTCGCGAAGCCCGGCTGTCTCGCGAGCGATGTCGCGCAAACGCTCGGGATCGCGCGCCCGACCGCCACGCGTCTCGTCGATGGCCTGTGCGACAAGGCGCTGCTCGAACGCCGCCAGGGCGAGGCGGACGGCCGCGAGTGGGGGCTTTTCCCCACCGAACAGGGCGCCGCGCTCGACGGCCCGATCAACGCGGCAAGCGCGGAGGTCGCGCGCCGTTTGCGTTCGCAGGTCGGCCCGGAGCTGTTCGAATCGACGGTGACAGGCATGCGCAAGATTCGAAACGAGCTGGTTTGA